From one Planctomycetota bacterium genomic stretch:
- a CDS encoding GDP-mannose 4,6-dehydratase produces the protein MAEQKILISGVAGFIGGHVAQRYLDEGATVVGFDNLSRRGNVENIRFLQSLDSEFDFVHTDIRNETDCLGLFEQHKDADAVIHLAGQVAVTTSFLNPRMDFEANALGTLNLLEACRLHSPEAAFVFASTNKVYGGMEQVHVELDGEHDRYRYRDFPHGIPETAPLDFHSPYGCSKGTADQYVRDYARMYGLNTVVFRQSCIYGTRQFGVEDQGWIAWFTIARLLGRPITVYGDGKQVRDVLWVDDLVDLYQAAIANMEQARGKVYNAGGGSENVMSLLELIGYLGWTPEEVSFDDWRPGDQRCFIADTAKAKRDLGWAPKTSPRQGVAQLAAWAEESEATLASVLGTSKHDTQKKAVEQKRLLKAISG, from the coding sequence ATGGCAGAGCAGAAGATTCTCATCTCCGGCGTCGCCGGTTTCATTGGCGGGCACGTGGCCCAGCGGTATCTCGATGAGGGGGCGACCGTCGTCGGGTTCGACAACCTCTCGCGAAGAGGCAATGTCGAGAATATTCGGTTTCTCCAATCGCTCGACAGCGAGTTTGACTTCGTCCATACCGACATTCGCAACGAGACCGACTGTCTCGGGCTTTTCGAGCAGCACAAGGACGCGGACGCCGTCATCCATCTTGCGGGACAGGTGGCGGTCACGACGTCGTTTCTCAATCCCCGGATGGATTTTGAGGCCAACGCGCTAGGCACTCTGAATCTGCTCGAGGCGTGTCGGCTGCACTCACCCGAGGCGGCGTTCGTCTTCGCCAGCACAAACAAGGTTTACGGCGGCATGGAGCAGGTCCACGTCGAGCTCGACGGCGAGCATGACCGCTACCGTTATCGCGACTTTCCGCACGGCATTCCGGAGACTGCGCCGCTCGACTTCCATTCGCCGTATGGCTGTTCCAAGGGGACGGCCGACCAGTACGTCCGCGACTACGCCCGCATGTACGGGCTCAACACCGTCGTCTTCCGCCAGTCGTGCATCTACGGCACGCGGCAGTTCGGCGTGGAGGATCAAGGGTGGATCGCGTGGTTCACAATCGCCCGGCTGCTGGGTCGGCCGATCACGGTCTACGGGGACGGCAAGCAGGTGCGGGACGTGCTGTGGGTGGACGACCTCGTCGACCTGTACCAGGCGGCGATCGCGAACATGGAGCAGGCGCGCGGCAAGGTCTACAACGCCGGCGGCGGCAGCGAGAACGTCATGAGCCTCCTCGAACTCATTGGCTACCTCGGCTGGACGCCGGAAGAAGTCAGCTTTGATGACTGGAGGCCGGGAGACCAACGGTGCTTCATCGCCGACACGGCCAAGGCGAAGCGCGACCTCGGGTGGGCACCAAAGACGTCGCCAAGACAGGGCGTCGCCCAACTCGCGGCCTGGGCGGAAGAGAGTGAGGCAACCCTGGCGAGCGTGCTCGGCACGAGCAAGCACGACACGCAGAAGAAGGCCGTCGAGCAGAAACGGCTCCTCAAGGCGATTTCGGGCTAG